In a single window of the Chthoniobacterales bacterium genome:
- a CDS encoding NYN domain-containing protein, which produces MRAEYLIVDGHSVIFAWPELRQLHKRRTSLAREALTKKLRDYQDWTGTRVAVVFDGKGNAVSEISDPGEIQIFYSRAGQTADSIIERLASKYGQSFKLLVATSDVLEQETASACGAECISAEALRWLLEEASPA; this is translated from the coding sequence GTGCGCGCAGAGTATCTAATCGTTGACGGCCACAGCGTGATTTTCGCCTGGCCGGAATTGCGCCAACTGCATAAGCGCCGGACCTCCCTCGCGCGAGAGGCGCTGACCAAGAAACTGCGGGATTACCAGGATTGGACTGGGACGCGAGTCGCCGTGGTTTTCGATGGAAAGGGGAATGCAGTTAGCGAAATTTCAGATCCGGGGGAAATCCAGATTTTCTATTCGCGTGCCGGTCAAACCGCTGACTCGATCATCGAGCGGCTGGCCAGCAAATATGGTCAGAGTTTCAAGCTTCTGGTCGCGACCAGCGATGTGCTGGAGCAGGAAACTGCCAGCGCGTGTGGGGCCGAATGCATTTCCGCAGAAGCGCTTCGCTGGCTTCTCGAGGAAGCTTCGCCGGCCTGA
- a CDS encoding response regulator: MKILNRDAVEFLLIDDDPAITKFLVTYLKQKGHTCEFLIEGFQTAAWLERHKCDVVVVDLNMPKVDGISLISFIREMSVTLPIIVFTGVGYDEERMHAALRAGANGYVSKNLPIEQLYCVLSRVLATCQQRARREALARPHPVLAGAA; the protein is encoded by the coding sequence ATGAAAATCCTCAATCGCGATGCCGTCGAGTTCCTCCTCATCGATGATGACCCTGCCATCACCAAGTTCCTCGTTACTTACCTCAAGCAAAAAGGGCATACCTGCGAGTTCCTCATCGAAGGCTTCCAAACCGCCGCCTGGCTTGAGCGCCACAAATGCGACGTCGTGGTCGTCGACCTGAACATGCCCAAGGTGGATGGCATTTCGCTGATCTCGTTCATCCGGGAAATGAGCGTGACCCTGCCCATCATTGTCTTCACGGGCGTCGGATACGATGAAGAGCGGATGCATGCCGCGTTGCGCGCCGGAGCCAATGGCTACGTGAGCAAGAATCTTCCGATCGAACAGCTTTATTGCGTCCTCTCCCGCGTCCTCGCCACCTGCCAGCAGCGTGCTCGGCGCGAAGCCCTCGCGCGGCCCCACCCTGTCCTGGCCGGCGCCGCCTGA
- a CDS encoding ketose-bisphosphate aldolase, with protein MIVTTAQLYKVAYGKFAVGAYNINNMEQLLGLFSGNVRSQAPFIIQLSKGARKYADKRMLEAMIRTAEEMFPEAIFAVHLDHGDEETCYDCISSGFYSSVMIDASHESFEENIAITKRVVDRAHEKGISVEAELGQLGGVEEDIKVDEGHASLTNPTEAVEFVKRTGCDSLAAAIGTSHGAYKFKGQQSLHFEVIEEIKKLIPGMPIVMHGSSSVPVEEVQRINAAGGKLDPSARGVNEEEYLPAAKLGVTKVNIDTDGRLVWTRVHREFFRDKPAEFDFRPPGKIFVEEYAKFIAHKNGKLGSAGQLDAVRASLKS; from the coding sequence ATGATCGTAACCACCGCCCAACTCTACAAAGTCGCCTACGGAAAGTTTGCCGTCGGGGCCTATAACATCAACAACATGGAACAGCTCCTGGGACTGTTTAGCGGCAATGTTCGAAGCCAGGCGCCGTTCATCATCCAGCTTTCAAAAGGGGCCCGGAAATATGCCGACAAACGCATGCTCGAAGCCATGATTCGCACGGCGGAAGAAATGTTTCCCGAAGCGATTTTCGCCGTCCACCTCGACCATGGCGATGAGGAAACCTGCTACGACTGCATCTCCTCCGGTTTCTACAGCTCCGTCATGATCGACGCGAGTCACGAATCGTTCGAAGAAAACATCGCCATTACCAAGCGGGTGGTCGATCGAGCCCACGAGAAAGGCATCAGTGTCGAAGCCGAGCTCGGCCAGCTCGGAGGAGTCGAGGAGGACATCAAAGTCGATGAAGGACACGCTTCGCTAACGAACCCGACAGAGGCGGTTGAATTCGTGAAGCGCACTGGGTGCGATTCGCTCGCGGCCGCCATCGGGACGAGTCATGGCGCCTATAAATTCAAAGGGCAACAGAGTCTCCATTTCGAAGTGATTGAGGAGATCAAGAAACTGATTCCCGGGATGCCCATTGTGATGCACGGCAGTTCGAGCGTTCCCGTGGAGGAAGTGCAGCGCATCAATGCGGCCGGCGGCAAGCTGGATCCCTCGGCTCGCGGCGTAAATGAAGAGGAATATCTTCCGGCCGCCAAGCTCGGTGTGACAAAGGTAAACATCGATACCGATGGCCGTCTCGTCTGGACGCGAGTCCACCGGGAGTTTTTCCGAGACAAACCGGCCGAATTCGATTTCCGCCCGCCGGGCAAAATCTTTGTCGAGGAATACGCGAAATTCATCGCCCACAAAAATGGGAAGCTTGGCTCAGCCGGTCAACTGGATGCGGTTCGGGCGAGTCTGAAGAGCTAG